A genomic region of Miscanthus floridulus cultivar M001 chromosome 3, ASM1932011v1, whole genome shotgun sequence contains the following coding sequences:
- the LOC136543155 gene encoding uncharacterized protein gives MVPRASASSPALLGGGGGAVPGSAIARPRVEADTPEARALGKRAISPKRPAEVPTLAPLKVLKVNPSSTAYWVAEAQAALQRGAASARDDPKEPATQGGATEAASTQTGEGAPTPHEGKARKSDRAKVPSATEAAEVEVPLVSEAEAAEAGAPRTIEATTAGAGAPTTTEATTAEAGAPGTTEATMAEAGALGTTEADVIAARPSA, from the exons ATGGTGCCcagggcgtcggcaagcagcccggcgctcctagggggaggaggaggagctgtccCGGGGTCGGCAATCGCCCGCCCTAGggtcgaggccgacacgcccgaggcgcgggcgctgGGCAAGCGTgccatcagcccg AAGCGtcctgcggaggtgcctaccCTGGCGCCCCTTAAGGTTCTCAAGGTGAACCCCAGTTCCACCGCctactgggtggcggaggcacaagccgccctacaacgtggcgcggcgtcggcaagggatgacccgaaggagccagccacccaaggaggggctaccgaggcggcctcgacacagacgggggagggagcgcctacgCCCCACGAGGGCAAGGCCCGCAAGTCAGATAGGGCCAAAGTGCCCTCAGCTACCGAGGCCGCCGAGGTCGAGGTGCCCTTGGTCTCCGAGGCAGAGGCGGCGGAGGCCGGGGCACCCAGGACCATCGAGGCCACTACGGCAGGCGCCGGAGCCCCCACAACCACTGAGGCCACgacggcggaggccggagcccccgggaccaccgaggccacgatggcagaggccggagccctcgggaccaccgaggccgacgtGATCGCGGCGAGGCCGtcggcctag
- the LOC136543154 gene encoding cyclin-B2-2-like, which yields MVCCKCILVQLYGYAQLTVTSTAELMVPKLFLQASLELAQMVEKLQELWSIRVQKMKKQDLEEDRFLARETVVRKKLQLVGVTAMLLACKYKEVSVLVVEDLILICDRAYTRADILEMERRIVNTLNFNMSVPTPYYFMRRFLKAAQSEKKDDLGEHVLVI from the exons ATGGTCTGCTGCAAATGCATCCTTGTGCAGCTATATGGTTATGCCCAGCTAACTGTAACCAGTACAGCAGAGCTCATGGTTCCAAAGCTATTTCTACAGGCGTCT CTGGAGCTTGCCCAAATGGTCGAGAAACTCCAGGAGCTTTGGTCTATAAGAGTTCAAAAAATGAAGAAACAAG ACCTGGAGGAAG ATAGATTCTTGGCACGTGAAACTGTGGTGCGGAAGAAGCTTCAGTTAGTTGGTGTAACTGCTATGTTGCTCGCGTGCAAGTATAAAGAAGTGAGCGTACTGGTGGTCGAGGATCTGATCTTAATCTGTGATCGCGCCTACACAAGGGCTGATATTCTTGAAATG GAGAGGAGGATAGTGAACACACTTAATTTCAATATGTCGGTGCCGACTCCATACTATTTCATGAGAAGGTTTCTAAAGGCAGCACAATCTGAGAAGAAG GATGATTTGGGGGAGCACGTGTtggtaatttga